One Bombyx mori chromosome 28, ASM3026992v2 DNA segment encodes these proteins:
- the LOC101742050 gene encoding ATP-sensitive inward rectifier potassium channel 1 — protein MNIEPERRGSRSRALERSLSYSEAIRGGSGRSSIEIPNIVDTDVYSNEELKKHYRISQTYVEGREITFPSTITNVDTSPQVNVNAIASSQYSSEDETTDSGLVMTIDVEDTTKTSEVTKPLSDVTHTVVSSIPIDIYDRIEVAESIFDGNDTIGPSAAGYATPYSRRKRSGKRRRRPGRPTRSRRAVYKNGDENVPVRSNIPAKSIKYMRDLVNTVINSKWRFIILLMICAHFVFWFIFAGIWYAVATSYADDIGDGKEHCVTGTSSFAGLLLMTIETQMTIGYGSRYPNEECPEAIIIMVFEIVAGTALSGGLSSLLFTKLVRPNRHVSSVGFSKKATVCLRDGELCLQFRVWDLLNLHMIGSTITAYILKPVRTLEGELVHNYIHQLKLKEARAFLLWPITVVHVIDAESPLYDFSAQDMMDYRFEIVVSLTGSSKNMGAVTQSRTSYLSKEIIWGYRFKNVLKYSKEKEAYAIDIENLDTVEQVETPLCSACRLKDFEDNMKDSNTPTVLTQQMSISPTDLSLSQEDSSTISKIGDSLPSSPTLNRTATQRSFGWNFRRFYPEKYVNYGQEQKELNVLKQQM, from the exons ATGAACATTGAGCCCGAACGCAGAGGCAGCAGGAGCCGAGCTTTGGAAAGGTCCTTGAGCTACTCAGAGGCTATCCGAGGAGGATCGGGAAGATCATCAATAGAGATCCCAAATATAGTCGACACGGATGTTTACAGCAACGAAGAATTAAAGAAGCATTACCGAATATCCCAGACCTATGTCGAAGGTAGAGAAATCACATTTCCCTCCACCATCACCAATGTTGACACATCTCCACAGGTCAACGTAAATGCTATCGCATCATCGCAGTATTCCAGTGAAGATGAGACTACGGATTCTGGTCTAGTAATGACAATAGATGTTGAAGATACTACTAAGACATCGGAAGTAACTAAGCCTTTGTCGGATGTAACTCATACTGTTGTGAGTTCGATCCCTATTGATATTTATGATAGGATTGAAGTTGCCGAAAGTATTTTTGATGGAAACGATACGATTGGACCATCGGCCGCCGGGTATGCTACGCCATATAGCAGAAGGAAACGAAGTGGGAAGAGACGAAG GAGACCAGGTCGTCCCACGCGTTCCAGGAGAGCTGTCTACAAGAACGGAGATGAGAATGTACCGGTCCGGAGTAACATACCCGCTAAGTCCATCAAATACATGCGGGATTTGGTGAATACTGTC ATAAACAGCAAATGGCGTTTCATCATATTGCTGATGATCTGCGCTCATTTCGTGTTCTGGTTCATATTCGCTGGTATCTGGTACGCGGTGGCGACCTCTTACGCGGACGACATCGGGGACGGCAAGGAGCACTGCGTCACCGGTACCTCGTCTTTTGCAGGTCTACTTCTCATGACTATAGAGACACAG ATGACAATCGGTTATGGATCGAGATATCCGAACGAAGAATGTCCTGAGGCGATCATTATCATGGTCTTCGAG ATCGTAGCCGGGACTGCCTTATCCGGGGGACTGTCGAGCTTACTATTCACTAAACTGGTTCGACCAAATCGACACGTGTCATCGGTCGGCTTCAGCAAGAAGGCGACG GTATGCCTCCGTGATGGAGAATTATGCCTTCAGTTCAGAGTGTGGGACCTCCTCAACCTTCACATGATCGGCAGTACTATTACGGCATACATTTTGAAGCCAGTCAG AACTTTGGAAGGCGAGTTAGTCCACAACTACATTCATCAGCTGAAGCTGAAAGAGGCCCGGGCGTTCCTACTCTGGCCCATAACTGTGGTCCACGTGATCGACGCTGAGAGCCCATTGTACGACTTCTCCGCGCAAGACATGATGGATTACAG GTTCGAGATTGTGGTCTCCTTAACCGGTTCTTCAAAGAACATGGGAGCGGTTACCCAGAGTCGCACATCCTACTTGTCCAAAGAAATTATCTGGGGCTACAGATTCAAGAATGTTTTAAA GTATTCGAAAGAAAAGGAAGCCTATGCGATTGACATTGAAAACCTGGATACGGTGGAACAAGTCGAGACGCCACTCTGCAGCGCCTGCCGTCTCAAGGATTTCGAAGATAACATGAAAGACTCAAACACCCCAACCGTCTTGACCCAACAAATGTCCATTTCGCCAACAGACCTATCTTTAAGCCAGGAGGACTCTTCCACGATATCTAAAATCGGCGATTCTCTGCCGTCAAGTCCAACTCTGAACAGAACTGCCACCCAGAGGAGCTTTGGATGGAACTTTAGGAGATTTTATCCAGAGAAGTACGTTAATTATGGACAGGAACAAAAAGAGTTGAATGTTTTGAAGCAACAGATGTGA